The stretch of DNA taagaagaagaaatggaCCTTTGCCAACATACACCTTTccattattttgtttttctttcttttcaccaTCCATGGTGCtagtatttttgtttatttcttttcaaccctcactttctttctttctttcttctcagATCTTGTTTTGGGTCTTTGCTTTTGCTTCTGGTTCATTGGCGAAGACTTGATAACCTTATCCACAATATTACTAGGACAGTTTCAACTTGCTGCTTtgccatttttcatttttgtaaatatttttggaTCATAATATTGTTTTCTTCTATGGCCAAAAAAAAGTTGGTTTCTTCTGTTTTTTCTATGTTGGCCTTTtgtaaatttttgggttttttttttttcatttatgtagcTAAAATACTTACTGGCTAGGGAGATTGCTCAGTTTGAAGTCTTTAAGTCCACTATTCCTGCAACTCTCATCATTGCTTCGCTGCACAAAACTCGAaatctctttctttctctctccaTATTTCACTGTTCTTATTTGTTTTTCTGTGAAACAATTTGTAGTTAACTGGTGAAACAGTGGGGGAAGTGAAGGCTGTTGCAGATATGCATCAAAGGAAGGCAGAGATGGCTAAGCATTCAGATGCTTTTATTGCCTTACCAGGTTAGTATAACCAGATTTACACCAAAATATCAAGGAAACTTAAACGCTATCAGGTGCTTTTTACATCAAATTTAGCATGCAAGATTGACCATATCTCATGATTTGATCCACTAGAGactctgttttattttattgTCAGTTCACAACAATATGTAATTTAAGATCCTGAATGCAAAGGCTGTTCTCCTGCTTTACCTTTACATTGCTCATTTGATGTaactaatgtttttaaaaaagtTGCTAAGCTGTGGAGTAAGGGAAGTCAAAATGTTAACTCATGTGTCTGTTACAGTTTGACACTATTAGCTATTTTTGGTATTTGCTATAGAGTATAAAGCAAGTATGTGCTGCCAGAATCATTACAATTTATGAATCTTTCTCTTACAAGACATAGACCCCCAAGTTCAGGACTAGAGAGCAACCCTTAGAACCCTAGTTCTTGAGCCATCAACTTCTttcactgaaaattaggccgtcTAAGGAACTCTCTGTGGTGTTACAGTGCCCCCTTACCATCTTAAGAGTGAGGGAAATCCTTAAAACTTTCACTAAAAAGTGTATGACAACCAACAGGAATCCTATTTACTTGTCTCAAAAGGCTACtctttttagttctttttttaGCTGAACTTTGACTTTtatatttatcttgaaaatttaTTCTGAATTGAATGTTAGAGGATATACAATGGCAAATctgtcattttatttttatagggGATTGTCCTTTGCATGGTACCTACCAAAAGTTCAAAaccaaaaaaagaataaaaaagaaaggataaaagCTTTGTAAGGTGATAATGATTAATGAGGTAGAATGAGAGCCATAATGACATGAATGGGTAGGCAGGGAGGATTGTGCCTCTACTTTCACAAAGGATGGGAGCAATAAATACCTTGTTTTtgaaatttggggaaaaagtgtataTAAATCATAATCTAGAAACCTCTTTGTTATGCATGCCATAAATGATAAAACCATGGCACATCAAATATCAGGCAGTTAAAAAAACTATCTGTTTGCTTTATCTTTTCACACTTTTGATGTTAATAATCAATTCTAACCTTACATCTAGTAGTAGAGTTTTAATCTTCTAATGTCCCCCTTTCACTTTTCCTTTATTGAAGTTGACTGGCTAATTAGAATCATAGATGTCATTGCTTTTGAATACTCTGTCCATTCCTGTCCCTCAATCATGTCGAAACACCAATCGAATGTTGTACTAAAAGAGTGACATGATCATTTATTCAATGAAAAGGCATCAGTAATTAGGTATTAAGTTACCTCTTTTGGAGCATCACATGATTTGGTTGGATAAGACTCACATAAACTGCATGCAGGTGGTTATGGAACTCTTGAAGAACTACTTGAAGTCATTACCTGGGCTCAGCTTGGAATACATGATAAACCAGTAATGTCCttgcttttatttttccttaaatGTTGATTATCACTCACAAACTGATTACTGATCCATCAGACTAATAACCAATAAATGCATAATTTTCCCACATTGTTTCAGGTTGGATTGCTGAATGTTGATGGATACTATAACTCATTGCTTTCGTTTATCGATAAAGCTGTGGAAGAGGGGTTTATCAGTCCAAATGCACGCCAAATCATTGTATCTGCACCCACAGCAAAAGAGCTAGTAAAGAAATTGGAGGTATAGATTAAAGAACCTTCATCATCATGTAAAGTGAAGATATGTCTCTTTCAAGCTCCATCTTTCCTATGGAGCCATAGGTGTTCCATGGAATTATAAAGTAAAACgtgtataaatattatattaattcaaaaGGATTTTTTGTGTCATGTGAAAGTGTAGACATGGTGTATTATTTCCTTAACCATCACATCTTAATGTCAAT from Gossypium hirsutum isolate 1008001.06 chromosome D04, Gossypium_hirsutum_v2.1, whole genome shotgun sequence encodes:
- the LOC107899641 gene encoding cytokinin riboside 5'-monophosphate phosphoribohydrolase LOG3 isoform X2; this translates as MRIEEVSRNIDLVYGGGSIGLMGLVSQAVHDGGRHVIGVIPKTLMPRELTGETVGEVKAVADMHQRKAEMAKHSDAFIALPGGYGTLEELLEVITWAQLGIHDKPVGLLNVDGYYNSLLSFIDKAVEEGFISPNARQIIVSAPTAKELVKKLEEYVPCHERVASKLSWEMEQLGYKTYDISR